A part of Zonotrichia leucophrys gambelii isolate GWCS_2022_RI chromosome 7, RI_Zleu_2.0, whole genome shotgun sequence genomic DNA contains:
- the MARCO gene encoding macrophage receptor MARCO, producing the protein MDTAPGVDTAPGVDTAPGMDPDLQPRTRRCDSDCLAPRRGQDVVLAAWMRRALPSSYQQLLPAGPEPRSHKKASTCCTRTALSIYLLLLTAGQGLLMYKVFKMQREILELQEQNASYTEEILQRSSASHLALSRSPTWKNFLMGQEESWRRSLEEEITIIKSNNANLMMRMSNITLIAGPPGRKGDPGVPGLRGPPGTKGDRGTDGAQGQKGSKGAPGPAGPSGGPGVKGEKGEMGIAGPQGQKGDKGEKGGPGFPGPMGPKGEQGFPGIPGDQGSPGKPGLPGQKGEAGAAGQLGPPGSPGPEGRPGQKGEKGDQGPKGSPGAQGIAGLKGAQGENGIAGPPGQKGAKGDQGPAGTPGPVGQKGSKGDYGPKGQKGEPGLKGAKGETGFTGSPGLKGSKGEKGQAGPVNYIRIVGGGRRGRVEIFHGGSWGTICDDGWSLRETGVVCRMLGFRQGVSFFTASAGTGQIWLDDVSCTGSEMSIMDCSKRNWGDNNCGHHEDVGVECS; encoded by the exons ATGGACACGGCCCCAGGGgtggacacagccccaggggtggaCACGGCCCCAGGGATGGACCCAGACCTGCAGCCCAGGACCAGGAGGTGTGACAGTGACTGCCTTGCTCCTCGCAGAGGGCAGGACGTGGTGCTGGCAGCATGGATGAGGAGGGCTTTGCCCAGCTCCTAccaacagctcctgcctgcGGGCCCGG AGCCTCGGAGCCACAAAAAGGCATCCACATGCTGCACTCGGACAGCGCTGAGCAtctacctgctgctgctgacggctggccaggggctgctcaTGTACAAAG TGTTTAAGATGCAGAGAGAGATACTGGAACTCCAAGAGCAAAATGCCTCCTATACAGAAGAGATTCTGCAGCGTTCCTCTGCCAGCCATCTGGCCTTGTCAAGAAGCCCCACTTGGAAGAACTTTCTCATGGGACAAGAAGAAAGCTGGAGGAGAAGCTTAGAAGAGGAAATCACCATAATTAAAAGCAACAATGCAAACCTGATGATGAGGATGAGCAACATCACCCTGATTGCAG gGCCTCCTGGACGCAAAGGAGATCCTGGAGTACCAG GGTTACGGGGACCACCAGGGACAAAGGGAGACCGAG gcacagatgGAGCCCAGGGGCAGAAGGGCAGCAAGGgagctcctggtcctgctggcccaAGTGGTGGTCCAGgagtgaaaggagaaaaaggagagatgGGGATTGCAG GTCCCCAAGGACAGAAAGGTGACAAGGGCGAGAAGGGAGGCCCCGGATTCCCTGGACCCATGGGTCCTAAGGGTGAGCAGggattcccaggaattccaggtgACCAGG GGAGCCCCGGGAAGCCTGGACTGCCTGGGCAGAAAGGAGAGGCAG GTGCAGCTGGACAGCTTGGACCTCCTGGAAGTCCTGGCCCTGAAGGCAGACCTGgtcagaaaggggaaaagggggaccAGGGCCCCAAAGGTAGCCCAG GAGCACAAGGCATTGCTGGACTGAAAGGTGCACAGGGAGAAAACGGAATAGCAG GACCTCCAGGGCAGAAGGGAGCAAAGGGAGACCAGGGCCCAGCAG GCACCCCAGGCCCAGTTGGTCAAAAAGGATCCAAGGGGGATTATGGCCCTAAGGGTCAGAAAGGAGAGCCAGGACTAAAAGGAGCCAAGGGAGAGACTGGATTTACTG GTTCCCCAGGACTGAAAGGGAGCAAAGGCGAAAAAGGACAAG CTGGCCCTGTTAATTACATACGAATCgtgggaggaggcaggaggggccGTGTGGAGATCTTCCACGGAGGCTCCTGGGGAACCATCTGCGATGACGGCTGGTCCTTGCGCGAGACCGGCGTCGTCTGCCGCATGCTGGGGTTCAGGCAGGGCGTCTCCTTCTTCACAGCCTCAGCAG GTACCGGACAAATTTGGCTTGATGATGTGAGTTGCACAGGGAGTGAAATGTCAATTATGGACTGTAGCAAGCGCAACTGGGGTGACAATAACTGCGGCCACCATGAGGATGTTGGGGTGGAATGTTCTTGA